A single Tenacibaculum sp. Bg11-29 DNA region contains:
- a CDS encoding OsmC family protein — protein MKNHNYNVKVEWTGNEGNGTLNYKSYNRNHIISGEEKYNEILASSDPSFLGDESRYNPEDLFLSSLSSCHMLWYLHLCSIHKIIVTDYIDNATGVMEETNNGSGKFKEVTLNPLVTIQNNDHRKKANELHTEANKMCFIANSCNFKINHNPKTVIKNNSTGEK, from the coding sequence ATGAAAAATCATAATTACAACGTTAAAGTTGAATGGACAGGTAATGAAGGAAATGGAACTCTAAATTACAAATCGTATAATAGAAATCATATTATTTCGGGAGAAGAAAAATATAATGAAATACTAGCTTCTTCTGACCCATCTTTTTTAGGAGATGAGTCAAGATATAATCCTGAAGACCTCTTTCTTTCATCTTTGTCATCTTGCCATATGCTTTGGTATTTACACTTATGTAGCATTCATAAAATAATCGTAACCGATTATATTGATAATGCAACTGGAGTAATGGAAGAAACGAACAACGGTAGTGGTAAATTTAAAGAAGTCACCTTAAATCCATTGGTAACTATTCAAAATAATGACCACCGTAAAAAAGCAAATGAATTACATACTGAAGCAAATAAAATGTGCTTTATTGCGAACTCTTGTAATTTTAAAATCAACCACAATCCTAAAACAGTTATAAAAAATAACAGTACTGGTGAAAAATAG
- a CDS encoding metallophosphoesterase, whose translation MIKNYTYIILLFISVLPIFSQKNENSKFSDGPYIFIENSELIEKIIINGKVSSKILKKNTYDTIFNSEKSVFNKVKKIAALSDIHGKYDLAIKLLKNNKIIDKNLNWNFGKGHLVIVGDIFDRGDKVNETLWLIYKLELQAKKKGGRVHFLLGNHEYMILHKDLRYISPKYKTTSKLLNLNYDELYNKKTVIGRWLRSKPTIIKINNTVFAHGGVSKHFIDQSDFNIENINEIMRKSIDRTKQEMKSTNFYNTYYGKKSLIWYRGYFNDNLKDADISGILKKIESEHVVVGHCSNGVIVQLFDHKIFGVDSSIKKGKYGEILLIKNNKYYRGTLDGKKIKFNKKDN comes from the coding sequence ATGATTAAAAACTACACATATATAATATTATTATTCATTTCAGTTTTACCTATCTTTAGTCAAAAAAATGAAAATTCTAAATTTTCAGATGGCCCATATATTTTCATAGAAAATAGTGAGCTAATTGAAAAAATAATAATAAATGGTAAAGTTTCCTCTAAAATTTTAAAGAAAAACACATATGATACCATTTTTAATTCTGAAAAATCAGTTTTTAATAAAGTAAAGAAAATTGCTGCATTAAGTGATATTCACGGAAAATACGACCTAGCAATTAAGCTTTTAAAGAATAATAAAATTATTGACAAAAATTTAAATTGGAATTTTGGTAAAGGTCATTTGGTTATTGTTGGAGACATTTTTGACAGAGGTGATAAGGTTAACGAAACACTTTGGTTAATTTACAAACTTGAATTACAAGCGAAAAAAAAAGGTGGTCGTGTACATTTCTTACTAGGAAATCATGAATACATGATCCTTCATAAAGATTTAAGATATATAAGTCCTAAATACAAAACCACCTCAAAATTACTAAACTTAAACTACGATGAACTTTATAACAAGAAAACAGTTATCGGTAGATGGCTACGATCAAAACCGACTATTATAAAAATAAATAATACTGTTTTTGCTCACGGAGGTGTATCTAAACACTTTATAGATCAGAGTGATTTTAATATTGAAAATATTAACGAAATCATGAGAAAATCTATTGACAGGACTAAACAAGAAATGAAGTCTACAAATTTTTACAACACCTATTATGGTAAAAAAAGTTTAATATGGTATCGTGGATATTTTAATGATAATTTAAAAGATGCTGACATTTCAGGAATCTTAAAAAAAATAGAATCTGAACATGTAGTTGTAGGGCATTGCTCTAATGGAGTAATTGTTCAATTATTTGATCATAAAATTTTTGGTGTAGACTCTAGTATTAAAAAAGGGAAATATGGAGAAATTTTACTTATTAAAAACAACAAATACTATAGAGGAACTTTAGATGGTAAGAAAATAAAATTCAATAAAAAGGATAACTAA
- a CDS encoding DUF4291 domain-containing protein, whose translation MKQHYLNLNLYYWLPIWEYRVPLLFSKMEGWIDEPYYWFSKSDDEKHITACVEPSGLCFEALMEEKEWQEWIVNFKEIAQKILGFKVGEIELGEVGHEPEWLNSKLRVLEDIRLILDSNSSSEAWKYLEEVNKNELTEIEELEIDKQFFRGNWHEIHDQLASGFQWSKHPSLSEFLYKQITSNKIPEFDYKPVSRKAVWALADIGTVQSKKYLDELAIINNPVIKEFALKRITNWEKEKERKGRMIPSQLSFSKRIRLENYQDYVNRIPKNGTNIIAYQTDEHIVLYQAYKNSIARYAVENQKLGGTSFSYDRMSWLKPNYLWMMYRSGWATKENQERILAIRILKSDWELILEKAVLSNFNKNLYDNHEGWKTELNQSEVRIQWDPDHDPYGNKLDRRAIQIGIKGETLKLFGQGMIKSIEDITPFVRKQKLYVDLDDLENLELPREEIYKVNNENINIGIE comes from the coding sequence ATGAAGCAACATTACTTAAATCTTAACCTCTACTATTGGTTACCTATATGGGAATATAGAGTTCCATTACTTTTTTCAAAAATGGAAGGTTGGATTGATGAACCTTATTATTGGTTCAGTAAGTCAGATGACGAAAAACATATAACTGCATGCGTAGAGCCTAGTGGATTATGTTTTGAGGCTCTTATGGAGGAAAAAGAATGGCAAGAATGGATTGTTAATTTTAAGGAAATTGCTCAGAAAATATTAGGTTTCAAGGTTGGTGAAATAGAATTAGGAGAAGTAGGACACGAACCTGAATGGTTGAATTCGAAATTAAGGGTTTTAGAAGATATCAGATTAATTTTAGACTCAAATAGTTCATCAGAAGCTTGGAAATATTTGGAAGAAGTCAACAAAAACGAACTAACGGAAATTGAAGAACTTGAAATTGATAAACAATTTTTCAGAGGAAATTGGCATGAAATACACGATCAACTTGCCAGTGGTTTCCAATGGTCCAAACACCCATCTCTAAGTGAGTTTTTATACAAGCAAATAACCTCTAATAAAATTCCTGAATTTGATTACAAACCTGTATCAAGAAAAGCAGTTTGGGCTCTTGCTGATATAGGAACAGTACAATCAAAAAAATACTTAGATGAACTTGCAATAATAAACAATCCTGTAATTAAAGAATTTGCTCTAAAAAGAATTACTAATTGGGAAAAAGAAAAAGAAAGAAAGGGAAGAATGATTCCAAGTCAATTAAGTTTTTCGAAAAGAATTCGACTTGAGAACTATCAGGATTATGTAAATAGAATCCCTAAGAACGGAACTAATATTATTGCTTATCAAACAGATGAACATATTGTTCTTTATCAAGCTTATAAAAATTCAATTGCTAGGTACGCTGTTGAAAATCAGAAATTAGGTGGTACATCTTTTAGTTATGATCGCATGTCATGGCTAAAACCGAACTATTTATGGATGATGTATCGTAGTGGATGGGCAACAAAAGAAAATCAAGAAAGGATATTGGCTATTCGAATTCTCAAATCAGATTGGGAATTAATTCTTGAAAAAGCTGTATTATCTAATTTCAATAAAAATCTATACGATAATCATGAGGGATGGAAAACTGAGTTGAATCAAAGTGAAGTCAGAATTCAATGGGATCCAGATCATGATCCGTATGGAAACAAACTTGACAGAAGAGCAATACAAATAGGAATAAAAGGAGAAACTCTGAAGCTATTTGGCCAAGGAATGATTAAAAGTATTGAAGATATTACACCTTTTGTGAGAAAACAAAAATTATATGTTGACTTAGATGACTTAGAAAATTTAGAATTACCTAGAGAAGAAATCTATAAGGTCAATAATGAAAATATTAACATTGGAATAGAATAA
- a CDS encoding adenosylcobalamin-dependent ribonucleoside-diphosphate reductase: MKPTIKVTSKTTYTREEALTAALNYFKNDDLAASVWLNKYALKDSDGNIYERTPNDMHERIAKEIARVEKKYKNPLTASEIFEVIKDFKYIVPQGSPMAGIGNTFQVGSLSNCFVIGNDGDSDSYGGIMKIDQEQVQLMKRRGGVGHDLSHIRPKGSPVKNSALTSTGIVPFMERYSNSTREVAQDGRRGALMLSVSINHPDSEDFIDAKLAQGKVTGANVSVRIDDAFMKAVKKEEDYIQKYPVFSTTPKVSKTVPAKKLWKKIVHNAWKSAEPGILFWDTIINESVPDCYADLGYKTVSTNPCGEIPLCPYDSCRLLAINLFSYVENPFTEKAAFNFELFKKHIVIAQRMMDDIIDLELEKIDKILEKIEADPELDNVKATEKNLWLNIRKKADEGRRTGIGITAEGDMLAALGIRYGSDEGNDFSEKVHKVLGIETYRASVNLAKERGAFSIYNSEREKENPFILRLKEADSKLYYEMLEHGRRNIALLTIAPTGTTSLMTQTSSGIEPVFMPVYKRRKKVNPNDKGSRVDFVDEVGDSWEEYVVFHHRFKQWMEVNNIDSSKNFSQEELDVLIKKSPYYKATSNDVDWLSKVTMQGAVQKWVDHSISVTINLPNDVSEDLVGDLYLKAWEVGCKGVTVYRDGSRSGVLISNDEKKEEKKGNVLTSVPIKRPEVLEADVVRFQNKKEKWIAFIGLVDGNPYEIFTGLIDDEDGILIPRSVENGLILKNRNDDGTSRYDFQYKNKRGYKTTIEGLSHKFNPEFWNYAKLFSGTLRHGMPIDKIVELIQSLQLDSESINTWKNGVVRALKRYVEDGTEAKGQACDNCNSNNLIYQEGCLTCNDCGSSKCG; encoded by the coding sequence ATGAAACCTACAATAAAAGTTACCTCTAAAACGACATATACAAGGGAAGAAGCATTAACAGCAGCATTAAATTATTTTAAAAATGATGATTTAGCGGCAAGCGTTTGGTTAAATAAATATGCACTGAAAGATTCTGACGGAAATATTTATGAACGTACTCCCAATGACATGCATGAAAGGATTGCAAAAGAAATTGCAAGAGTTGAGAAGAAGTATAAAAACCCGTTAACAGCATCAGAAATATTTGAAGTAATTAAAGATTTTAAATATATTGTTCCGCAAGGAAGTCCTATGGCAGGAATAGGAAATACGTTTCAAGTAGGCTCACTATCTAATTGCTTTGTAATTGGTAATGATGGAGATTCTGATTCTTACGGAGGAATTATGAAAATTGATCAAGAGCAAGTGCAGTTAATGAAAAGGCGTGGAGGTGTTGGTCATGATTTATCACATATCAGACCTAAAGGATCACCTGTAAAGAACTCCGCACTAACATCAACAGGAATTGTTCCTTTTATGGAGCGGTATTCAAATTCTACAAGAGAAGTAGCACAAGATGGTCGTCGTGGAGCATTAATGTTATCCGTTTCTATAAATCATCCAGATTCTGAAGATTTTATCGATGCAAAATTAGCGCAAGGAAAAGTTACAGGAGCCAATGTATCAGTTAGAATTGATGATGCATTTATGAAAGCTGTAAAAAAGGAGGAAGATTATATACAGAAATACCCGGTTTTTAGCACAACTCCAAAAGTTTCAAAGACAGTGCCTGCAAAAAAGTTGTGGAAAAAAATAGTGCATAATGCATGGAAATCTGCTGAACCAGGAATTTTATTTTGGGATACAATTATTAACGAATCGGTGCCAGATTGTTATGCCGATTTAGGATACAAAACAGTATCTACGAACCCATGTGGAGAAATACCTTTATGTCCGTACGATTCATGTCGCTTATTAGCAATTAACTTATTTTCATATGTAGAAAATCCGTTTACAGAAAAAGCTGCATTTAACTTCGAGTTATTTAAAAAGCATATTGTAATTGCTCAAAGAATGATGGATGATATTATTGATTTAGAGTTAGAGAAGATTGATAAGATATTAGAGAAGATTGAAGCAGATCCAGAATTAGACAATGTAAAAGCTACCGAAAAAAACCTTTGGTTAAATATTCGAAAAAAAGCGGATGAAGGTAGAAGAACTGGTATTGGAATTACTGCCGAAGGAGATATGTTAGCAGCTTTAGGTATAAGGTATGGAAGTGATGAGGGGAATGACTTCTCTGAGAAAGTACATAAAGTATTAGGAATAGAAACTTATAGAGCCTCTGTAAATTTAGCGAAAGAGCGAGGTGCTTTTTCAATATATAATTCAGAAAGAGAAAAAGAGAATCCGTTTATTCTACGTTTAAAAGAAGCAGATAGCAAGCTGTATTATGAAATGTTAGAACACGGTCGTAGAAACATTGCTTTGTTAACAATTGCACCAACAGGAACAACAAGTTTAATGACACAAACTTCGTCGGGTATAGAACCTGTTTTTATGCCAGTTTATAAGAGAAGAAAAAAAGTAAACCCTAATGATAAAGGTTCTCGGGTAGATTTTGTTGATGAGGTTGGAGATTCGTGGGAAGAATATGTAGTTTTTCATCATCGATTTAAACAGTGGATGGAAGTAAATAATATTGATTCTTCTAAAAATTTCTCACAAGAAGAATTAGATGTTTTAATAAAAAAATCACCGTATTATAAGGCAACCTCTAATGATGTTGATTGGTTGAGTAAAGTAACCATGCAAGGAGCAGTACAAAAATGGGTAGATCATTCTATTAGTGTAACTATAAATTTACCAAACGATGTTAGTGAAGATTTGGTAGGCGATTTGTATTTAAAAGCTTGGGAAGTTGGTTGTAAAGGAGTAACAGTTTATAGAGATGGTTCTCGTTCGGGAGTCTTAATTTCTAATGATGAAAAAAAGGAAGAAAAGAAAGGCAATGTGTTAACTTCAGTCCCGATTAAACGCCCAGAAGTGTTAGAGGCAGATGTTGTTCGTTTTCAGAATAAAAAAGAAAAATGGATTGCTTTTATTGGTTTGGTTGATGGTAATCCGTACGAGATTTTTACAGGTTTAATTGATGATGAAGATGGAATTTTAATACCGCGTTCGGTAGAGAATGGTTTAATCTTAAAAAATAGAAATGATGACGGAACTTCGCGTTATGATTTTCAGTATAAAAACAAAAGAGGATATAAAACAACAATTGAGGGCTTGTCACACAAGTTTAATCCTGAGTTTTGGAATTATGCAAAGCTGTTTTCAGGAACATTACGTCATGGGATGCCAATTGATAAAATTGTTGAATTGATTCAGAGTTTACAATTAGATAGTGAATCTATTAATACATGGAAAAATGGTGTTGTACGTGCATTGAAGCGTTATGTTGAAGATGGTACAGAAGCAAAAGGTCAGGCTTGTGATAATTGTAATTCTAATAATTTAATTTACCAAGAAGGTTGTTTAACTTGTAACGATTGTGGATCTTCTAAGTGTGGATAA
- a CDS encoding winged helix-turn-helix domain-containing protein, translating to MNKTKIYIYSGLAFFLFLGLLLSSFNKKNKDFSEKVKISLRDVGNQLLLINKDSTSLVLPVVELADFKYGLSFKSKLSFDPGKLVTLVKESLKKVALSESYSVEVLQCSDNEVAYSYQMSFLVEDVITPCAGRLLPENCYNIQVKFIKEETTIVSSLLFLIGLFLLIIVFVIDFIFFKNKKVVNVESEVKKHTDIGSFQFYPDQNKLVKQAVEICLSKKECELLAIFVANPNQIIKREELTKKVWEDKGVFVGRSLDTYISKLRKKLKEDKTIKLVNIHGVGYKLEVS from the coding sequence ATGAATAAAACAAAGATTTACATATACAGTGGCTTGGCTTTTTTTCTTTTTTTAGGGCTACTACTTTCTTCATTCAATAAAAAAAACAAAGACTTTTCAGAGAAAGTTAAAATTTCTTTACGCGATGTCGGTAATCAATTATTACTCATTAATAAAGATTCTACCTCATTGGTTTTACCTGTGGTTGAATTAGCTGATTTTAAGTATGGATTGTCGTTTAAGAGTAAGCTTTCTTTTGATCCTGGTAAATTAGTTACGCTTGTTAAAGAGAGTTTAAAAAAAGTAGCATTGTCTGAATCTTATAGCGTAGAAGTTTTACAATGTTCAGATAACGAAGTTGCGTATAGCTATCAAATGAGTTTTTTAGTAGAAGATGTAATTACACCATGTGCAGGAAGACTTCTGCCCGAAAACTGTTATAATATTCAAGTTAAATTTATTAAAGAAGAAACTACTATTGTTAGTAGTCTATTATTTTTAATAGGATTGTTTCTTTTAATAATTGTTTTTGTAATAGATTTTATCTTTTTTAAAAATAAGAAAGTAGTAAATGTTGAATCTGAAGTTAAAAAACACACAGATATAGGGAGTTTTCAGTTTTATCCAGACCAAAATAAATTAGTAAAACAAGCGGTAGAAATATGTCTTTCTAAAAAAGAATGTGAGCTATTGGCTATTTTCGTGGCAAACCCGAATCAAATTATAAAAAGAGAAGAGTTAACAAAGAAGGTTTGGGAAGATAAAGGTGTTTTTGTAGGGCGTAGCTTAGATACTTACATCTCTAAATTACGAAAAAAATTAAAAGAAGATAAAACTATTAAGTTGGTAAATATTCATGGTGTTGGTTATAAATTAGAAGTGAGTTGA
- a CDS encoding nitric-oxide reductase large subunit yields MRKTWIAFISVVTLSFIALIWVGTEVYQTQPPIPDKVVVKGSGDIVYTKEDIQIGQNVWESIGGMEVGSIWGHGSYVAPDWTADWIHKEAIFLLKHWSNTDFNTSYDNLDVENKAAIKARLINDIKTNTFNSTTKTVTISKERLAAIKANVKHYTSIFSDGKEEYAIPKGALTDVVKLEQLNAFLFWTSWAASTNRPNEDYTYTSNWPHEPLIDNLITKDSLIWSGLSIVLLLLFIGILTFYYLKNHEKGDIITQPEKDPLVGMKLVGSQKAVLKYFIVISLLIGLQVVLGIITVHYTVEGQAFFGFDLASYLPYSITRTWHTQLAVFWIAATWLATGLFLAPMISGREFKYQNFGINFLFVALLIIVLGSMLGEWLGVHQFLDLTTNFFFGHQGYEYMDLGRFWQIFLGIGLILWVFMVGRHIIYAIRKNDESKQLLIILLISVVAIGMFFFSGLMYGENSSLPVINYWRWWLVHLWVEGFFEVFATVVIAFIFSKMEIISARTAGRVSVASATIFLAGGIIGTLHHLYYSGTPVQAIALGATFSALEVVPLTLMGFEIKESWTLLKSKPWMQRYKWPIFFFIAVSFWNFIGAGVFGFLINPPIALYYIQGLNTTAVHAHTALFGVYGMLGMGFILICLRFYSNRVWESKKLKRAFWLLNIGLVAMVLFSLLPIGIIQAYTSITKGYSFARDAELLYSPVVQTLKWLRMIGDIIFSGGIYYFCWFTISETIYSYKIKNNVN; encoded by the coding sequence ATGAGAAAAACATGGATAGCATTTATTAGCGTTGTAACTCTTTCGTTTATAGCACTAATTTGGGTAGGAACTGAAGTATATCAAACACAACCACCTATACCTGATAAGGTTGTTGTAAAAGGATCTGGAGATATTGTTTATACAAAAGAAGATATTCAAATAGGTCAGAATGTTTGGGAATCTATTGGAGGTATGGAAGTAGGTTCTATATGGGGGCATGGAAGTTATGTAGCTCCTGACTGGACAGCAGATTGGATACATAAAGAAGCGATATTTTTACTAAAACATTGGTCTAATACTGATTTTAATACTTCGTATGATAATTTAGATGTAGAAAATAAAGCGGCGATAAAAGCTCGTTTGATTAATGATATTAAGACGAATACATTTAATAGTACTACAAAAACAGTTACAATATCAAAAGAAAGATTGGCTGCTATTAAAGCGAATGTAAAGCATTATACCTCTATTTTTTCTGATGGAAAAGAAGAGTACGCGATTCCTAAAGGTGCTTTAACAGATGTTGTTAAGTTAGAACAATTAAATGCCTTTTTATTTTGGACTTCTTGGGCAGCAAGTACTAATAGACCTAATGAAGATTACACGTACACCTCTAATTGGCCACACGAACCTTTAATTGATAATCTTATAACCAAAGATTCTCTTATATGGTCTGGATTGTCAATAGTTTTACTACTTCTTTTTATTGGTATTTTAACTTTTTATTATTTAAAGAACCATGAAAAAGGAGATATTATAACGCAGCCTGAAAAAGACCCTTTGGTAGGAATGAAATTAGTAGGTTCACAAAAAGCTGTTCTAAAATATTTTATTGTTATTTCACTTTTAATTGGGCTACAAGTAGTTCTTGGTATTATAACAGTACATTATACAGTAGAAGGGCAAGCTTTTTTTGGCTTTGACTTAGCAAGCTATTTACCTTATTCTATTACTAGAACTTGGCATACGCAATTAGCAGTATTTTGGATTGCAGCAACTTGGTTAGCTACTGGTTTATTTTTGGCGCCAATGATTTCTGGGAGGGAATTTAAATATCAAAATTTTGGAATCAATTTCTTATTTGTAGCATTACTTATTATAGTATTAGGGTCTATGCTTGGAGAATGGCTTGGAGTACACCAATTTTTAGATTTAACAACCAACTTTTTCTTTGGACATCAAGGATATGAGTATATGGATTTAGGAAGGTTTTGGCAAATATTTCTTGGTATAGGCTTAATATTATGGGTGTTTATGGTTGGAAGACATATTATTTATGCTATTAGAAAAAATGATGAATCTAAACAGTTGTTAATTATTTTATTAATATCTGTAGTGGCAATTGGTATGTTCTTTTTCTCTGGATTAATGTATGGTGAAAATAGTAGTTTACCTGTTATTAATTATTGGAGATGGTGGTTAGTTCATTTATGGGTTGAAGGATTTTTTGAAGTTTTTGCAACTGTAGTAATTGCGTTTATTTTCTCTAAAATGGAAATAATATCTGCTAGAACTGCGGGGAGAGTTTCTGTTGCGTCTGCAACCATATTTTTAGCAGGAGGTATTATAGGAACTTTACACCATTTATACTATTCAGGAACTCCAGTTCAAGCCATAGCTTTGGGTGCCACTTTTAGTGCATTAGAAGTTGTTCCTTTAACATTAATGGGGTTTGAAATTAAAGAAAGTTGGACTCTTTTAAAAAGTAAACCATGGATGCAAAGATATAAATGGCCAATCTTTTTCTTTATTGCTGTGTCGTTTTGGAATTTTATAGGAGCTGGTGTATTCGGATTTTTGATTAATCCACCAATTGCCTTATACTACATACAAGGGTTAAATACTACAGCAGTTCATGCACATACAGCCTTGTTTGGTGTATATGGAATGTTGGGGATGGGCTTCATTCTTATTTGTTTACGCTTTTATTCTAATAGAGTATGGGAAAGTAAAAAATTAAAAAGAGCTTTCTGGCTGTTAAATATAGGCTTAGTAGCCATGGTGTTATTTAGTTTATTGCCAATAGGTATAATTCAAGCATATACTTCAATTACAAAAGGATATTCTTTTGCTAGAGATGCTGAACTATTATATTCACCTGTAGTACAAACTTTAAAATGGCTTCGAATGATTGGAGATATTATCTTTTCAGGAGGGATATATTACTTCTGTTGGTTTACTATTTCTGAAACAATTTATAGCTATAAAATTAAAAATAATGTAAATTAA
- the ric gene encoding iron-sulfur cluster repair di-iron protein gives MNINNKTLVSNIVAENYKSANIFKSYGIDFCCNGNRSIETVCNSNNVKENILIKQLSNCFNTEIDTNNYQSWDIDFLSDYIYNKHHKYIEKKVPEIKQYLDKLCKVHGVGHPELFEIYKLFTESANDLTTHMKKEEFILFPYFKKLVEASKNNTVVSSSQFDSVTSPIAMMHEEHDNEGHRFRKISELSNNYAPPVDACTTYKVAYLLLQEFENDLHKHIHLENNILFKKGVELEKTLQN, from the coding sequence ATGAATATTAATAATAAAACATTAGTAAGCAATATTGTTGCAGAAAATTATAAGTCTGCTAACATTTTTAAATCTTATGGAATAGATTTTTGCTGTAACGGAAATAGAAGTATAGAAACTGTGTGTAATTCAAATAATGTTAAGGAAAACATACTAATTAAGCAATTATCAAATTGCTTTAACACAGAAATAGATACTAACAACTATCAATCTTGGGATATTGATTTTCTTTCAGATTATATTTATAATAAGCATCATAAATATATTGAAAAGAAGGTGCCTGAAATTAAGCAATATCTAGATAAGCTATGCAAAGTACACGGTGTAGGGCATCCAGAATTATTTGAAATATATAAGTTGTTTACTGAAAGTGCGAACGATTTAACAACACATATGAAAAAAGAAGAATTTATACTGTTCCCTTATTTTAAAAAGTTGGTTGAAGCTAGTAAAAATAATACCGTAGTTTCTAGTTCACAATTTGATAGTGTTACAAGCCCAATTGCAATGATGCATGAAGAGCATGATAACGAGGGGCATCGGTTTAGAAAAATATCAGAATTAAGTAACAATTACGCACCTCCTGTAGATGCATGTACTACATACAAAGTTGCCTATCTTTTATTACAAGAATTTGAAAACGATTTACACAAGCACATTCATTTAGAAAATAATATTTTATTTAAAAAAGGAGTTGAATTAGAAAAAACTCTACAAAACTAG
- a CDS encoding Rrf2 family transcriptional regulator, translating to MFSKSCEYGLRAVIYIAQQSAQDLKVSLSTISEAINSPQAFTAKVLQQLTRNNIVKSIKGPYGGFIIENGKMETIKLSDVVKVLDGDAIYTSCGLGLSECNAKSPCPLHFQFVEVRNKLKSMLNNTTLLMLVNDMSIDTFFLKR from the coding sequence ATGTTTTCAAAATCATGTGAATATGGACTTCGGGCAGTAATATATATTGCACAACAGAGCGCACAAGATCTAAAAGTCAGTTTATCTACTATATCTGAAGCTATAAATTCTCCACAAGCATTTACAGCTAAAGTATTGCAACAACTCACAAGAAACAATATTGTTAAATCTATAAAAGGACCTTATGGAGGTTTTATTATAGAAAATGGTAAAATGGAAACGATTAAACTTAGTGATGTTGTTAAGGTGTTAGATGGAGATGCTATTTATACGAGTTGTGGTTTGGGCTTAAGTGAATGTAATGCAAAATCACCTTGTCCACTTCATTTTCAATTTGTTGAGGTTAGAAACAAATTGAAATCAATGTTAAATAACACAACGTTATTAATGCTTGTTAACGATATGAGTATTGATACATTTTTTTTAAAAAGATAA